Proteins from a single region of Flavobacterium sp. YJ01:
- a CDS encoding LysR family transcriptional regulator produces the protein MIENKKYKVEVRVWIEETEGAFLGIGKIWLLENIRKTGSITNAAKEMKMAYRQAWQLVEEMNQRAESPLVEKLLGGKGGGGARLTEAGEKAISVFYEVENRIKEFAEKETQNLKF, from the coding sequence ATGATTGAAAATAAGAAATATAAGGTTGAAGTTCGTGTTTGGATTGAAGAAACTGAAGGCGCTTTTTTGGGAATTGGAAAAATCTGGCTGCTCGAAAATATCCGAAAAACGGGATCTATTACCAACGCTGCAAAAGAAATGAAAATGGCGTATCGTCAGGCTTGGCAATTGGTTGAAGAAATGAATCAGCGTGCTGAATCTCCTTTGGTCGAAAAACTTCTCGGCGGAAAAGGCGGCGGTGGCGCTCGATTGACCGAAGCGGGAGAAAAAGCAATTTCTGTTTTTTATGAAGTTGAAAATCGAATTAAAGAATTTGCCGAAAAAGAAACTCAGAATCTGAAGTTTTAA
- a CDS encoding class I tRNA ligase family protein translates to MKYNPNEIEAKWQKYWAENQTFAAKNNSEKPKHYVLDMFPYPSGAGLHVGHPLGYIASDVYSRFKRHQGFNVLHPMGYDSFGLPAEQYAIQTGQRPEDTTRVNIDGGVDKEGKQIAGYRKQLDKIGFSFDWSREVRTSNPDYYKHTQWIFIQLFNSWYCKKQGKAFDIKDLVVVFEESGNALVEAVCDDNVAIFTADEWKSYSEDQKEKILLQYRMTYLAETEVNWCPGLGTVLANDEIVNGVSERGGFPVIRKKMTQWSMRISAYAERLLQGLNDIDWSESIKESQRNWIGKSVGALVKFKVKSQKSKVESQAELSDFGHSTLDFIEVFTTRPDTIFGVTFMTLAPEHDLVAKITTPEQKEAVEAYIEKTSKRSERERMADVKTISGVFTGAYAEHPFTKEAIPVWIGDYVLAGYGTGAVMAVPCGDERDYAFANFFKGQNGMQEIKNIFANVDISEAAYGSKDNVEITASDFLNGLNYKDATAKAIYKLEEIGQGKGKTNYRLRDAVFSRQRYWGEPFPVYYVNGLPKMIDTQHLPIILPEVEKYLPTEDGLPPLGNAAVWAWDTKQNKVVATDLVDKVSIFPLELNTMPGWAGSSWYWMRYMDAHNENEFASKEALAYWENVDLYIGGSEHATGHLLYSRFWNKFLKDKGFAPTEEPFKKLINQGMILGNSAFIYVLRENNKLFIIPKSVYKEICENSKVKTSDENYVDPVDFDWNKVLEMLSNGEMSSQFVQPIHVSLSVINDVTNELDIEAFKKHPLYSEYQNAEVILNENGKYIVGREVEKMSKSYYNVVTPDDICAEYGADTLRLYEMFLGPLEQAKPWNTAGISGVFGFLKKLWRLYFDDNGLIVNNDEPIKDNLKSLHKTIKKVAEDIENFSFNTSVSQFMICVNELSSQNCHSRAILEPLAILVSPYAPHIAEELWSQLGHTTSISEVAFPIFEEKHLVETNKEYPVSFNGKMRFTIELPLDLTKEQIEEIVMKDERTQKQLDGRTPNKVIIVPGKIINLVG, encoded by the coding sequence ATGAAATACAATCCAAACGAAATTGAAGCCAAATGGCAAAAATATTGGGCAGAAAATCAAACTTTTGCAGCAAAGAATAACTCTGAAAAACCGAAACATTATGTTCTCGATATGTTTCCTTATCCATCTGGAGCAGGACTGCACGTAGGACATCCGCTGGGTTATATAGCTTCAGATGTGTATTCTCGTTTCAAAAGACATCAAGGTTTCAATGTTTTGCATCCAATGGGATACGATAGTTTCGGATTACCGGCAGAACAATATGCAATTCAAACAGGTCAGCGTCCAGAAGATACAACGCGTGTAAATATTGACGGTGGAGTAGATAAGGAAGGAAAACAAATTGCTGGTTACAGAAAACAATTAGATAAAATCGGATTCTCATTTGATTGGTCGCGTGAAGTGCGAACTTCAAATCCTGATTATTACAAACATACACAATGGATATTTATTCAATTGTTCAATTCTTGGTATTGCAAAAAACAAGGAAAAGCATTTGATATTAAAGATCTTGTAGTTGTTTTTGAAGAAAGTGGAAATGCATTGGTTGAAGCAGTTTGTGATGATAATGTTGCGATTTTTACTGCTGACGAATGGAAATCATATTCTGAAGATCAAAAAGAGAAAATCTTGTTGCAATACAGAATGACGTATTTGGCAGAAACCGAAGTAAACTGGTGTCCAGGCTTAGGAACTGTTTTGGCAAACGACGAAATTGTAAACGGAGTTTCAGAACGTGGAGGCTTTCCTGTTATAAGAAAAAAAATGACACAATGGAGTATGCGAATTTCTGCTTATGCCGAACGCTTGCTTCAAGGTTTAAATGATATCGATTGGAGTGAGTCTATCAAAGAATCTCAAAGAAACTGGATCGGGAAATCGGTTGGTGCTTTGGTTAAATTCAAAGTCAAAAGTCAAAAGTCAAAAGTCGAAAGTCAAGCTGAACTTTCAGACTTTGGACATTCGACTTTAGACTTTATAGAAGTTTTTACAACAAGACCTGATACAATTTTTGGAGTTACTTTTATGACTTTGGCACCAGAACATGATTTGGTAGCTAAAATTACAACACCAGAACAAAAAGAAGCAGTTGAAGCGTATATCGAAAAAACGTCAAAACGCTCTGAGCGTGAACGTATGGCCGATGTAAAAACGATTTCAGGAGTTTTCACAGGAGCTTATGCTGAACATCCATTTACAAAAGAAGCAATTCCAGTTTGGATTGGTGATTATGTTTTGGCAGGTTACGGAACAGGTGCTGTAATGGCGGTTCCTTGCGGAGACGAAAGAGATTACGCTTTTGCTAATTTCTTTAAAGGTCAGAACGGAATGCAGGAAATCAAAAATATCTTCGCAAATGTTGATATTTCCGAAGCTGCTTACGGATCTAAAGATAACGTTGAAATTACAGCTTCTGATTTCTTAAACGGATTAAATTACAAAGATGCGACAGCAAAAGCAATTTATAAATTAGAAGAAATCGGTCAAGGAAAAGGTAAAACAAATTACCGTTTGCGTGATGCTGTTTTTTCTCGTCAGCGTTATTGGGGTGAGCCGTTCCCAGTTTATTATGTGAATGGGTTGCCAAAAATGATTGACACACAGCATCTGCCAATTATTTTACCTGAAGTAGAGAAATATTTACCAACAGAAGACGGATTGCCGCCATTAGGAAATGCAGCAGTTTGGGCTTGGGATACAAAACAAAATAAAGTTGTTGCAACTGATTTAGTTGATAAAGTTTCTATTTTTCCTTTAGAATTGAACACAATGCCAGGTTGGGCGGGAAGTTCATGGTATTGGATGCGTTATATGGATGCGCATAACGAAAATGAATTTGCAAGTAAAGAAGCGTTAGCTTACTGGGAAAATGTAGATTTATACATTGGAGGAAGTGAACACGCAACAGGACACTTGTTGTATTCTCGTTTCTGGAATAAATTCTTAAAAGACAAAGGTTTTGCTCCAACTGAAGAACCATTCAAAAAACTGATTAATCAGGGAATGATTTTGGGGAATAGTGCTTTTATTTATGTATTAAGAGAAAACAACAAATTGTTTATTATTCCTAAAAGCGTATATAAAGAGATTTGCGAAAATTCGAAAGTTAAGACTTCAGATGAAAATTATGTAGATCCTGTTGACTTCGATTGGAACAAAGTGCTTGAGATGTTATCAAATGGTGAAATGAGTTCGCAATTTGTTCAGCCTATTCATGTTAGTTTATCTGTTATTAATGATGTAACTAATGAATTAGATATAGAAGCTTTTAAAAAACATCCATTATATTCTGAATACCAAAACGCAGAGGTTATTTTGAATGAAAACGGGAAATACATTGTAGGTCGTGAAGTCGAAAAAATGTCGAAATCATACTATAATGTAGTAACACCAGATGATATTTGTGCTGAATATGGAGCAGATACATTACGTTTATACGAAATGTTTTTAGGTCCGTTAGAGCAGGCAAAACCTTGGAATACTGCCGGAATTTCTGGAGTTTTTGGTTTCTTGAAAAAATTATGGAGATTGTATTTTGATGACAACGGTTTAATCGTAAACAACGACGAACCAATAAAAGACAACTTAAAATCATTGCATAAAACAATTAAAAAAGTTGCTGAAGATATCGAGAATTTCTCTTTCAATACTTCGGTTTCTCAGTTTATGATTTGTGTAAATGAATTGTCTTCTCAAAACTGTCATTCAAGAGCGATCTTAGAACCATTAGCAATTTTAGTTTCGCCATACGCGCCACACATTGCTGAAGAATTATGGTCACAGTTAGGGCATACAACTTCAATTTCAGAAGTTGCTTTCCCAATTTTCGAAGAAAAACACTTAGTTGAAACTAATAAAGAATATCCAGTTTCTTTTAACGGAAAAATGCGTTTCACAATCGAATTGCCTTTAGATTTAACTAAAGAACAAATCGAAGAAATTGTAATGAAAGACGAAAGAACTCAAAAACAATTAGACGGTAGAACACCAAATAAAGTGATTATCGTTCCTGGTAAAATTATCAATTTGGTTGGTTAA
- a CDS encoding MmpS family transport accessory protein, protein MKTHLKQIMLALTLVFTFASCSSDNDDNGSVNKSKDVKYEVTGNYTGTLSVTYMEAAGGVLIEDITKLPWTKEFTATDAPGASLSVSGYGGTVGQTLTVKTYIGGKVEKQLTATTTQDGIIVAVCPTYVFPL, encoded by the coding sequence ATGAAAACACATTTAAAACAAATAATGCTAGCATTAACTCTTGTATTTACATTTGCTTCTTGCAGCAGCGATAATGACGATAATGGCTCAGTAAATAAATCAAAAGATGTAAAATATGAAGTGACTGGAAATTACACTGGAACACTTAGCGTTACCTACATGGAAGCTGCTGGCGGTGTTTTAATTGAAGATATCACTAAACTTCCTTGGACAAAAGAATTTACTGCTACTGATGCTCCAGGAGCTTCTTTAAGCGTAAGTGGTTATGGAGGAACTGTAGGACAAACTCTTACTGTAAAAACTTATATTGGCGGAAAAGTTGAAAAACAACTTACAGCGACTACTACTCAAGATGGAATTATTGTTGCCGTTTGTCCAACATATGTTTTTCCACTATAA
- a CDS encoding ATP-binding protein: MHKIHILLLFLFFSSICNSQVILSLDDDTAYIDSIVKITKNTKSDSVKSLNSFRLSKLFLMAQNAKSSKEYLEQANRLKVKFPFLKDASIFYNASSFLEKGDMEGFEKALLDANSKLKKYRNKEAYKLRAIILQNYGIMQQRKNNENAYMKLLVNEAIPIAKKSGDYELISALNKAVAIIFMNNSEREKASEYLGQAQKYIENTSKKSPTLVESKMETYIINAENLIELKHFYDAKEILDKAYSILEKYPESNLNDSYFYSEGLYFAKQNKHKEALVSFEKGIKSAENHQNAIAINRLKFAEYVVLFKLKNYDKAKGNLEYLIEKTPFIVDKKNYYKELSKVYNATKEFPKAYFYSNKYNVVNDSLNDAKLRSEIVELEAKYKKAESERKINLLQSENEKAVLQGNNNRLNSMLFAVLSFLLFLTVLFLWIYSNYQKKLSFQKELNHKQELSALENQQKLSISNALIEGEEIERKRIARELHDGLGSMLSGLKMHLNLADRENKEINSNINGMLNDSIKELRNISQNLMPESLMKLGLEHALKDLCASHSTSETTIDFQYLIKKSTFPQHFKIMIYRIIQELLNNALKYAKASQILISCSQNKDVFYITVEDNGIGFNVKHAEKRDGMGLRNIKNRVAFLNGKLEIDSIPNKGTSTYIELKI; encoded by the coding sequence ATGCATAAAATCCACATCTTACTATTATTTTTGTTTTTTTCTTCAATTTGCAATTCTCAGGTAATTCTTTCATTAGATGATGATACTGCTTACATTGACAGTATAGTTAAAATCACAAAAAACACAAAATCCGACAGCGTTAAGAGTTTGAATAGTTTTAGATTGTCTAAACTGTTTTTAATGGCGCAGAATGCAAAAAGTTCTAAAGAATATCTCGAACAAGCCAATCGGTTAAAAGTGAAATTTCCTTTCTTAAAAGATGCATCCATTTTTTATAATGCTTCGAGTTTTCTCGAAAAAGGAGATATGGAAGGTTTTGAAAAAGCTTTGCTTGACGCCAATTCAAAACTCAAAAAATATCGTAATAAAGAAGCGTATAAACTTCGTGCTATTATTCTTCAGAACTATGGAATTATGCAACAACGTAAGAATAACGAAAATGCATATATGAAATTGCTGGTCAATGAAGCGATTCCGATTGCTAAAAAAAGTGGCGATTATGAATTGATCAGTGCTTTGAATAAGGCGGTTGCAATTATTTTTATGAATAATAGTGAACGCGAAAAAGCTTCTGAATATTTAGGTCAAGCGCAGAAATATATTGAAAATACATCTAAAAAATCGCCAACTTTGGTAGAATCTAAGATGGAAACGTATATTATAAACGCAGAAAATTTAATTGAACTCAAACATTTTTATGATGCTAAAGAAATTCTAGATAAAGCATATTCGATTTTAGAAAAATATCCAGAATCCAACTTAAACGATTCTTATTTTTATTCGGAAGGGCTTTATTTCGCTAAACAAAACAAACATAAAGAAGCATTAGTGAGTTTTGAAAAAGGAATTAAATCGGCAGAAAATCATCAAAATGCTATTGCCATAAACCGTTTAAAATTTGCCGAATATGTAGTGCTTTTTAAACTGAAAAACTACGATAAAGCAAAAGGCAATTTGGAATATTTAATTGAAAAAACGCCTTTTATTGTTGATAAAAAGAACTATTATAAAGAATTGTCTAAAGTTTATAATGCGACAAAAGAATTTCCAAAGGCTTATTTTTATTCGAATAAATACAATGTTGTAAACGATAGTCTCAACGATGCAAAATTGAGAAGCGAAATTGTAGAACTCGAAGCGAAATATAAAAAAGCTGAAAGCGAAAGAAAAATCAATTTGCTTCAATCTGAAAATGAAAAAGCAGTTTTGCAAGGCAACAACAACCGTTTGAATTCGATGCTTTTTGCGGTGCTTTCTTTTCTTTTGTTTTTAACGGTTTTGTTTTTATGGATTTATAGCAATTATCAAAAGAAACTGAGTTTTCAAAAAGAACTCAATCATAAACAAGAATTATCTGCGCTCGAAAATCAGCAGAAATTATCGATTTCTAATGCTTTGATTGAGGGGGAAGAAATTGAGAGAAAAAGAATTGCGAGAGAATTGCACGACGGACTCGGCAGTATGCTTTCGGGTTTAAAAATGCATTTGAATCTTGCTGATCGAGAAAATAAAGAAATTAATTCAAATATTAACGGAATGCTTAATGATTCGATTAAAGAGCTTCGAAATATTTCTCAAAATTTAATGCCAGAAAGTTTAATGAAATTAGGTCTGGAACACGCTTTAAAAGATCTTTGTGCTTCGCATTCTACTTCAGAAACAACAATTGATTTTCAGTATTTAATTAAAAAATCAACTTTTCCGCAGCATTTTAAAATCATGATTTATAGAATTATTCAAGAACTTCTAAATAATGCGCTGAAATATGCTAAAGCTTCGCAAATTTTAATTTCCTGTTCGCAAAACAAAGATGTTTTTTATATCACGGTTGAAGATAACGGAATCGGATTTAATGTTAAACATGCAGAAAAAAGAGACGGAATGGGGCTGAGAAATATTAAAAATCGCGTGGCATTTTTGAATGGAAAACTAGAAATCGATTCTATTCCAAACAAAGGAACTTCAACTTATATAGAATTGAAAATATAA
- a CDS encoding response regulator transcription factor: MRYRTVIVDDHPIVISGIAGLLADLENIEIVQKFGSGISLLEYIEDHKIDLILMDIFLPIINGVDLCKTIKQKHPKIVIIGMSSQSERSLVMQFIQNGGNGYILKNASFDEFKNCIYKAIDGEIVFSEEVKTIISQPLSEDLERIPGLSRRERDIALLLSQGKSTQEIADDLFLSFLTVQTHRRNILQKYKMKNVAELIAFLLKNNMLN, translated from the coding sequence ATGAGATACAGAACAGTAATTGTAGACGATCATCCGATAGTTATTTCAGGTATAGCGGGCTTATTGGCGGATTTAGAAAATATAGAAATTGTACAAAAATTCGGTTCCGGAATATCACTTTTGGAATATATAGAAGACCATAAAATCGATTTGATTTTGATGGATATTTTTCTTCCTATAATAAATGGAGTTGATTTGTGTAAAACAATCAAGCAAAAGCATCCGAAAATAGTTATTATCGGAATGAGCAGCCAGTCTGAAAGAAGTTTGGTAATGCAATTTATTCAAAACGGAGGAAATGGCTATATTTTAAAAAACGCTTCTTTTGATGAATTCAAAAATTGTATTTATAAAGCTATTGACGGTGAAATTGTTTTTAGTGAAGAAGTAAAAACGATTATCAGCCAGCCGTTATCTGAAGATTTAGAACGTATTCCAGGTTTGAGCAGAAGAGAACGCGATATAGCTTTATTGCTTTCTCAAGGAAAATCGACTCAGGAAATTGCTGATGATTTGTTTTTGAGCTTTCTAACAGTCCAAACACATCGCCGAAATATTCTTCAAAAATATAAAATGAAAAATGTGGCAGAATTAATTGCGTTCCTTTTAAAAAACAATATGCTGAATTAA
- a CDS encoding zinc metallopeptidase yields the protein MGSGYLIIAGAIMLFSWLVSSQLKSKFELYSKLQLRNGMSGAEIAEKMLADNGITDVRVISTPGQLTDHYNPSDKTVNLSEAVYSHRNAAAAAVAAHECGHAVQHAIGYEWLTMRSKLVPIVSVASNYVQWILIAGILMIKVFPQLLLVGIIIFAATTLFSIITLPVEYDASNRALAWLENKHMLTQEEQAGAKDALKWAARTYVVAAIGSIATLLYYISIYSGSRRN from the coding sequence ATGGGATCTGGATATCTAATTATTGCTGGAGCAATTATGTTGTTCAGCTGGCTGGTAAGTTCTCAGCTAAAGAGTAAATTTGAATTATACTCGAAATTACAATTAAGAAACGGAATGAGCGGCGCCGAAATTGCCGAAAAAATGCTTGCCGACAACGGAATTACAGATGTTCGTGTTATCTCGACACCAGGTCAGTTAACCGATCATTATAATCCTTCAGATAAAACAGTAAATTTAAGTGAAGCCGTTTATAGTCACAGAAATGCTGCGGCAGCTGCGGTTGCGGCACACGAATGCGGTCACGCGGTACAACATGCAATTGGTTACGAATGGTTAACAATGCGTTCTAAATTAGTGCCGATTGTAAGTGTAGCTTCAAACTACGTACAATGGATTTTAATTGCAGGAATCTTGATGATTAAAGTTTTTCCACAATTATTATTGGTTGGAATTATCATTTTTGCGGCTACAACTTTGTTTTCTATTATTACGCTTCCTGTAGAATATGATGCTAGTAATCGTGCTTTGGCTTGGTTAGAAAATAAACATATGTTAACGCAAGAGGAACAAGCAGGAGCAAAAGATGCGCTAAAATGGGCAGCGAGAACTTATGTAGTAGCGGCAATTGGTTCAATCGCAACGTTGCTGTACTATATCTCGATTTATTCTGGAAGTAGAAGGAATTAA
- a CDS encoding Lrp/AsnC ligand binding domain-containing protein, translating into MKINSLLIEIDGIDKEILRYLMDDARKPILQIANKIGISGAAIHQRLKKLEQSGVISGSKFTVNPKVLGYNTMAFVGVYLDKASRNSEAVKDLKKIPEVLECHYTTGNWSVLIKIICRDNEHLMQLLNTKIQAIEGVSRTETFISLDQQIDRQIQL; encoded by the coding sequence ATGAAAATCAACTCCCTCTTAATTGAAATTGATGGTATCGACAAAGAAATTCTTCGTTACTTAATGGATGATGCCCGAAAACCAATTTTGCAAATAGCCAATAAAATCGGAATTTCAGGAGCCGCTATTCACCAGAGATTAAAAAAGCTGGAACAATCTGGCGTTATTTCTGGATCGAAATTCACTGTAAATCCAAAAGTGTTGGGTTATAATACAATGGCTTTTGTTGGAGTATATTTAGACAAAGCCTCACGAAATTCTGAAGCCGTAAAAGATTTAAAAAAGATTCCAGAAGTGTTAGAATGCCATTATACAACGGGAAACTGGTCGGTTTTAATTAAAATAATCTGTCGCGACAACGAACATTTGATGCAACTTTTAAATACTAAAATTCAAGCTATTGAAGGAGTTTCGAGAACAGAAACTTTTATTTCTTTAGATCAGCAGATTGATAGACAGATTCAGCTTTAA
- a CDS encoding uroporphyrinogen-III synthase, whose protein sequence is MKVKTILVSQPEPKVENSPYFELQQKHKIKIDFRPFIHVEGVSAKEIRLQKIDLNHYTAIILTSRNAVDHFFRVADEMRYKVPEGLKYFCQSEAVAFYLQKYVVYRKRKIYVGAKDFADLSPLIKKYKDEKFLLPASDQLNADAPVTLNSLKVDWAQAIFYRTVMSDLSDLADVYYDVLAFFSPTGIKSLFKNFPDFKQNDTRIAVFGSTTQKEALDHGLRIDILAPTPETPSMTMALEKYVAEANKGK, encoded by the coding sequence ATGAAAGTGAAAACAATTTTGGTGTCACAGCCTGAACCTAAAGTGGAGAATTCTCCTTACTTTGAGCTCCAACAAAAACACAAAATAAAAATTGATTTCAGACCATTTATTCATGTGGAAGGGGTTAGCGCAAAAGAGATTCGATTACAAAAAATCGATCTTAATCATTACACTGCGATCATTTTAACAAGTAGAAATGCTGTAGATCATTTTTTTAGAGTTGCTGATGAAATGCGTTACAAAGTTCCTGAAGGATTGAAGTATTTTTGTCAATCTGAGGCTGTTGCGTTTTACCTTCAAAAGTATGTTGTGTACAGAAAACGTAAAATTTACGTTGGGGCAAAAGATTTTGCAGATTTATCGCCGCTAATTAAGAAGTACAAAGACGAAAAGTTTTTGCTTCCTGCATCTGACCAATTAAATGCTGATGCGCCTGTAACATTAAACAGTCTAAAAGTAGATTGGGCACAAGCTATTTTTTACAGAACTGTAATGAGTGATTTATCTGACTTAGCAGACGTTTATTATGACGTTTTAGCGTTCTTCAGTCCAACCGGAATCAAATCTTTGTTTAAGAATTTCCCAGATTTCAAACAAAATGATACCAGAATTGCTGTTTTCGGAAGCACAACTCAGAAAGAAGCTTTAGATCATGGTTTAAGAATTGATATTCTTGCTCCAACTCCTGAAACTCCTTCTATGACAATGGCTCTTGAAAAATACGTTGCAGAAGCAAACAAAGGAAAATAA
- a CDS encoding DUF4271 domain-containing protein: MIEQLHPRILENKDWATLLFVLTFAVVAMTKSAYESRFSEFSKLIFSDKYAKIYRDNNHLKSSFTVGLFFVQIISYAFFILLTMHIFSENPKTGVYSVLKTDWILFIQIATFLLYFILGKYLIEKIVATSFNIDEFVELFNLQKVTYRTYIGVLILPINAILFYYSNIPKIVPLAIIGISLCISVYSYFISIKTYQNAIIGKLFYFILYLCALEIAPYYFLYYWITKGSA, translated from the coding sequence ATGATTGAACAACTTCATCCTCGAATTCTAGAAAACAAAGACTGGGCAACGCTTTTGTTTGTGCTTACATTTGCTGTTGTTGCCATGACAAAATCTGCTTATGAAAGTAGATTTAGTGAGTTTAGCAAACTTATTTTTTCTGATAAATATGCTAAAATTTACCGGGACAATAATCATTTAAAAAGCAGCTTTACAGTTGGTTTGTTTTTTGTGCAGATAATCTCGTATGCATTTTTCATTTTGCTTACCATGCATATTTTTTCAGAGAATCCAAAAACGGGTGTTTATTCTGTTTTAAAAACGGACTGGATTTTGTTTATTCAGATTGCAACTTTCCTTCTTTATTTCATTCTAGGAAAATATTTAATCGAAAAAATTGTAGCGACTTCCTTCAATATTGATGAGTTTGTAGAATTATTTAACTTACAAAAAGTTACTTATAGAACATATATTGGTGTTTTAATCCTTCCAATTAACGCTATTTTGTTCTATTACAGCAATATTCCAAAAATTGTACCTCTAGCAATCATTGGTATTTCGCTGTGTATTAGTGTATACTCTTACTTTATTTCAATTAAAACATATCAAAACGCAATTATCGGTAAGTTATTTTATTTTATTTTATATCTTTGCGCTCTTGAAATAGCCCCTTATTATTTTCTTTATTATTGGATAACAAAAGGGAGTGCTTAG